One part of the Papaver somniferum cultivar HN1 unplaced genomic scaffold, ASM357369v1 unplaced-scaffold_2354, whole genome shotgun sequence genome encodes these proteins:
- the LOC113340792 gene encoding ribosome biogenesis protein BMS1 homolog translates to MQIECFRAGTYLRFEFHDVPFEMVKNHDPCQPILVGGITVEEAKVGYMQVKLEPHSWHMKLLKSKDPIIVSVGWRRYQTRPIYMLEDCHGRNRVLKYTLEDMPCLATFWGPLAPAGTELAVVQSLADNKTAFRILAKASVQEFNHEMKMVKKRKRIGTPYKIFKKTALIKDMFTSDLEIANFKDAKIQTARGISGMVDKPAGKSLTRGLEGIAKCTFKHKIRKRDTIFMHVYEQVEVPRFFNPIMRGPEPPDRIWHGVVDTYERTRAIDLCVPANLESYYKTHINPFGTRDLEFYSRWPRLMVALRRATSEEDKLSIKRQIEDWKIARDERQRERELEAAAPRRQTVEQIRAVRFIEKRKETGKQSGLISEESLRHLTKGLIKEFRDYEKEKKRHLSL, encoded by the exons ATGCAGATCGAGTGCTTCAGAGCAGGGACATATTTAAGGTTTGAGTTCCATGACGTTCCATTTGAGATGGTTAAAAATCATGATCCCTGTCAGCCTATTCTTGTTGGAGGCATCACTGTTGAGGAAGCAAAAGTtggatatatgcag GTGAAACTTGAGCCACATAGTTGGCATATGAAGTTATTGAAGTCAAAGGACCCTATCATTGTTTCAGTTGGTTGGAGGCGGTACCAGACAAGGCCAATTTATATGCTGGAAGATTGCCATGGTAGAAATCGAGTGCTCAAATACACCCTGGAAGACATGCCCTGTCTTGCAACGTTTTGGGGCCCTCTTGCACCTGCCGGTACTGAACTTGCTGTTGTACAAAGTCTGGCAGATAACAAG ACTGCATTTCGGATTTTAGCTAAGGCTTCTGTGCAagaatttaaccatgaaatgaagATGGTGAAGAAGCGCAAGCGGATAGGAACTCCATATAAGATATTCAAGAAAACTGCTCTTATAAAGGATATGTTCACATCGGATCTCGAAATTGCTAATTTCAAGGATGCAAAAATTCAGACTGCACGAGGAATATCTGGGATGGTTGATAAG CCTGCAGGGAAAAGTCTTACTCGTGGACTAGAAGGGATTGCAAAATGCACATTTAAGCATAAAATTCGCAAGCGTGATACCATTTTCATGCATGTATATGAACAAGTTGAGGTTCCTCGCTTCTTCAACCCCATAATGAGAGGTCCAGAACCACCTGACCGTATTTGGCATGGCGTGGTTGATACTTATGAGCGTACTCGAGCTATTGATCTCTGTGTGCCTGCTAACTTGGAATCTTACTACAAG ACGCATATCAATCCGTTCGGTACCAGGGATCTCGAATTCTATTCGAGGTGGCCGCGTTTGATGGTGGCATTAAGGCGTGCTACTTCGGAGGAAGACAAGCTATCTATAAAGCGCCAGATTGAAGACTGGAAGATTGCACGCGATGAGAGACAGAGAGAAAGGGAATTAGAGGCCGCTGCTCCGAGGCGCCAGACGGTTGAACAAATTCGTGCTGTTCGTTTTATTGAG AAACGGAAGGAAACCGGGAAACAGTCGGGGTTGATTTCGGAGGAATCATTGAGGCACCTAACCAAAGGCCTGATAAAGGAATTCAGAGActatgaaaaagagaaaaagaggcATCTATCGTTATAG